In Populus trichocarpa isolate Nisqually-1 chromosome 7, P.trichocarpa_v4.1, whole genome shotgun sequence, the following proteins share a genomic window:
- the LOC18101160 gene encoding probable indole-3-acetic acid-amido synthetase GH3.1, with protein sequence MAIESVLSPLGPPACEKDAKALQFIEDMTANVDLVQERVLKEILTSNAETEYLQKYHLNGATDRDSFKSKIPMVTYEDLQPQIQRIANGDKSPILSSHPISEFLTSSGTSAGERKLMPTIEEEMDRRQLLYSLLMPVMNLYVPGLDKGKGLYFYFIKAEAKTPGGLVARPVLTSYYKSKQFKTRPYDPYNVITSPNETILCVDSFQSMYSQMLCGLIMREEVLRVGAVFASGLLRAIRFLQLNWKELANDISTGSLNPKVTNPSIRECMAKILKPNQELAEFITKECSDENWERIITRIWPNTKYLDVIVTGAMAQYIPTLDYYSGGLPKPCTMYASSECFFGLNLRPMSEPSEVSYTIMPNMGYFEFLPHDPSAPAFSRESPPRLLDLADLEVGKEYELVITTYSGLNRYRVGDILLVTGFYNKAPQFRFVRRKNVLLSIESDKTDEAELQKAIDNASLLLREFNTSVVEYTSYAETKIIPGHYVIYWELLVKDPANSPTEEVLNQCCLAMEESLNSVYRQSRVADNSIGPLEIRVVKNGTFEELMDYAISRGASINQYKVPRCVSFTPIMELLDSRVVSKHFSPSVPHWTPERRS encoded by the exons ATGGCTATTGAGTCAGTATTGTCACCGCTAGGTCCTCCTGCATGCGAAAAAGATGCTAAAGCTCTTCAGTTTATTGAAGATATGACAGCAAATGTAGACCTAGTGCAAGAGAGGGTTCTGAAAGAAATACTCACTAGCAATGCCGAGACTGAATATCTTCAAAAATACCATCTCAACGGAGCTACTGATAGGGatagtttcaagtccaaaattCCTATGGTTACCTATGAGGATCTCCAACCTCAGATCCAACGTATTGCTAATGGTGACAAGTCTCCCATCCTGTCCTCTCACCCTATTTCTGAGTTCCTAACCAG CTCTGGTACTTCTGCAGGTGAAAGAAAATTGATGCcaacaattgaagaagaaatggaTCGTCGTCAGCTATTGTACAGTCTTCTCATGCCTGTCATGAACCT CTATGTACCGGGTTTGGACAAAGGAAAAGGTCTTTACTTCTATTTTATCAAGGCGGAAGCAAAAACTCCTGGTGGGCTAGTGGCACGTCCTGTGCTCACTAGCTACTACAAGAGCAAACAATTCAAAACCAGACCCTATGACCCTTATAATGTTATCACAAGCCCCAACGAGACAATTCTATGTGTAGATTCCTTCCAGAGTATGTACTCTCAAATGTTGTGTGGCCTGATTATGCGAGAAGAAGTGCTTCGGGTTGGTGCTGTGTTTGCATCTGGCCTTCTTAGAGCCATTCGATTCCTTCAACTCAACTGGAAAGAGCTTGCCAATGATATCTCCACTGGCAGCTTAAACCCTAAAGTTACAAACCCTTCAATAAGAGAATGTATGGCCAAAATCCTGAAACCTAACCAAGAACTTGCTGAGTTCATCACCAAAGAGTGCTCAGATGAAAATTGGGAACGTATTATCACTAGAATTTGGCCCAACACGAAATATCTTGATGTGATTGTCACTGGAGCTATGGCTCAATACATTCCCACTCTGGATTACTATAGTGGTGGCTTGCCAAAGCCTTGCACTATGTATGCTTCATCTGAGTGCTTTTTTGGGCTTAACCTGAGGCCGATGAGCGAACCATCAGAGGTTTCTTATACGATTATGCCAAACATGGGTTACTTTGAGTTTTTGCCTCACGATCCCTCAGCTCCAGCCTTCTCTCGTGAATCACCTCCTCGTCTCCTGGACCTTGCTGATCTTGAAGTTGGCAAGGAATACGAACTTGTGATCACTACTTATTCGGGCCTCAATCGGTACCGAGTAGGTGATATCCTTTTAGTCACTGGGTTCTACAACAAGGCTCCACAGTTTCGATTTGTGAGGAGAAAGAATGTCTTATTGAGCATCGAGTCGGACAAGACCGATGAGGCTGAGTTGCAAAAGGCCATTGACAATGCATCCTTGTTGTTACGTGAGTTCAACACTAGTGTTGTTGAGTACACTAGTTATGCAGAGACCAAAATAATTCCAGGTCACTATGTGATTTATTGGGAGTTGCTCGTTAAGGATCCAGCTAATTCGCCAACTGAGGAGGTTTTGAACCAATGTTGTCTAGCCATGGAAGAGTCACTAAATTCAGTTTATAGACAAAGTCGAGTTGCTGATAACTCTATTGGACCACTAGAGATAAGGGTGGTAAAGAACGGAACTTTTGAAGAGCTGATGGATTATGCAATTTCAAGGGGTGCATCTATTAATCAGTACAAGGTACCAAGGTGTGTTAGCTTCACTCCTATCATGGAATTGCTTGACTCTAGAGTGGTGTCCAAGCATTTCAGTCCATCTGTGCCGCATTGGACCCCAGAAAGACGAAGTTGA